tgaaagcatgttttccattatcttaatcagttGTGTCCaacttctgactggtactgtatgtgcctCGCTAAGTTTAGGAGGTCAGGATTCAGACTTCTCTTACCTCAGGAATGGCTACAGGGGGTTCCTTCTCTGCATTCAGGTTGACCAGCCCCAGGAAGATGTTCTGCAGTTTAATCAGGAAGGGGTCTGGGTACACCGCCCAGTCTTCCCACGCTCGGAAGCAGGACATCACTCTTTGCTATGGCCGGGAAAGAAGCGGTGGagatattttaatgaatttaacCCATGACAAATCACCCTGGatgcatgggaaaaaaaacagcaagaggaTGTTCGATAAAAATTGATTACAAATGAGAAAGCTGAATCAGACTAGCCACGGGCTAGATGCATGCATggagttttaatttttttcactttaccTCAAACAATTTTTGACTTAACATACAGGCTAAAAATGTCTAGGTTTAGTCTGAATCATGCTGAATACATCTAAATCACTGGATCCAATGTAATAGAGAAAATACCTTGAAATTTTCTGATTGTAGGTGGCCCTGTATTGTTCTGTAGGTGGCATGTAGGTCTGAAAATATCTGGCAGAGTTTGGTTTCAAAGCTGTATGGAAAAAGAATTGAAATGAGAATGATAATATCGATAAGGGTAATGGCAGTCCTTTTATAATGTTTTGTGATTGGTTGATTGTGTCAGCTATCAGAAATTTACTGTTCACTTCTCAGATCAGTTTCACACAAATTCAGCTCAGTATGCTGTTAGCAGTAATACTGTGCAACCCAAGTAAGCAAGTATTACAAATCAAAATAGCTtttactaatttttttttttaattcttttaatttttttacttttactaattacatttaataagTGTGAAAGGTACCAATTACTTTTTACTAAtttctaatatatatatatatatatatatatatatatatatatatatatatatatatatatatacatatatatatatacacacacatacatatatatatatatatatatatatatatatatatatatatatatatatatatatatatatatatatagtgtagcTCTTCAATTTACTATTACCGTGGAAAGGAAAATGTGCAACATATCAGAGGGGGGGCAGTTCATACTTACTATTTCCTATAATAGGAGGCGTTGGTAACTTTAGCAGACGAGTTATACAGCACATCTGATACCAAATACAGCCGTGCAATCTAGGGAAAAGGCGACATGTTAAACAGAATATTCATTCATtcgaaagaaaaaaagtgatagGAGCACATCAAAAGACAAGTGAAAGCTTCTCACTGATTCATGTTTTCTCATTTGGAGAGAATTTCACTGTACTGAGAAAACCCCATTCATTGGTTTTTGATACATTCGTCTTTGTACTTCTAGAACCCTTAGAAagtctccctccccctcttcttGGGCAAGGTCTGCAGATTAATCTCTACATTGGAAAATCTGATGCACTGCTGTAATGTAGAGATACAATTTGGATACAAGAGGGCGTGGCCTCATTAACCACTAAATGTACCCACCCACTTACAAGCATTATACGTGACTGACTGACTTGAACCAATCACACTGTTTCGCTTTAAGTGTCTTGAGTGATTCAATAAAGACAGAACGTGACAGATCATAGTAGCTCCAGTCATCATCATTTCCACAATCCCCCTGACCTTTTTGGGCAGTGGAGTCTTCAGTATGGACAGAGACTCGGTGATGCACTCCACGATCTCCTCGGCGGCTTCTGCGCGACTCAGGCAGAACAGCATGGCATCTGCTATGTCACTCTTCCTGGGAGTCAGGCCGCGCAGGATCTCCTCCAGTTTGTCTCTTTCCCTGCGAGGAGAAGCACAGTCAACCAGAGTCAATCAGGAAAAAGAAATCGATCACAGGAGCTGAAGACTGAAACTACGTTAAACCACTGCAAAGGGTTTGACTTTCAGCTCAGCCTAAACCTGTACGCTACACGACAACCCCCCACGATACAAGTAACCTCTGGCATACTGAATCTAATCACTAACTAAAGCACACATAGAAGAAAGGACTAAGCAAGCTTGAGTATTCGGACGTTAGAGAGGAAACACACTCTTCTTTCAAGCAGCCTTTTTTGCCagcctcttcttcctcttcgtCATCTTCGTCGTCGTCAAACGTTCCGTGCAGGTAGGGGTTCAGAGGAGGCGGCCTCCACAAAGACCCGTTCTTAAACATGCGGAAGTCTTCCGTGCGCCACTTTGTTGGAGAATCTCCCTGCGGGACAACGTTCAGACTCATCTGGTGAGAAATGCTCTGTAATTTGCTTAGAGCTTTAGACATGTAAGCGCTGGATGAATATCAGACCTGTAGAATGGTGTATAGCTTCCATCGGTAGTACACATGAGCCGGGCTCTGATTCTCAAACAGAAACCTGTTTTtgtacagagaggaaaaaaaagaaaaggcaaccAGCATATAAGGTATGCTACAACAATTAATTTAACAAACAGCCCTGTAGAGCAATGTCGAGAGCTGCAAAAAAAACGGGTGCTGATGTGCAAGCTGAAGTCACAGAAACGCACCTGTACATTGGGTTGTTGATCTCTCGGTTCATGATCATGGCTTCAAACATGGGGCCCTCACGCACCACAAACTCGATCATTCGGTGGATCAGAGAGAGCAAATTCCTATAAGAAAAACACAGTTAAAGCGAAACAGATTCAGAATGGTAACTGTTCTCCAAAATCACTGCCCTTCTTCAGAAGTCTATGACGTTACTGTGTTTGTACTGTTGTAGCCATCTTTCATATTCAAGATTCGTTTGCAGTAGAATGATTTAAACTGTTTAACTAGGACAGCTTCACTAGTTATGGTCTGATGCTTTGAAATTAATTAcctataaacacacacagatgtgcgATCTGtattacatacataaaaatacgTAAAATTACATATATTCACCATGGCTGCATTAAGTACTGCAGAGCTAATGAGCAACAACTACAAACTACACTCTAAAACAGGCTTAAATTATGAGCTGTATTAATTAGTATATCAAATCTTAAACCATTTGTCAAGCTGTCTGATACCACCACCATCTTATTTATCAGAAGAAAATAGTAAATGGATTACAAtctaaaaaatctaaaaatacataataatgcTATACCTATGATTTATAATGCTTGCAGAGTGTCATCTTGTGATTGTTTTAGCTAAAATGCATTCAAGCTAACTTGTGTGCCACTTTCTAAAAATCATAAGCTGTTCTTAACGCTAAAACTTAGCCAATTAAAATGTGCaagaaatgaggaaataagAACCAGATCTTATAAAAGTATTACAAATTACTCTTCACCACAaaattcataaaagaaaaattcagTGCTTTTCTGTCGTAAGAAATAAATGACTGGCTCTGTATGAACTgctacatttacaaatacagagaACCACAGCATTAAATTGCTGGCCAAAACAGGTCCTAAAAGGTGGCTACAACATTGTGAAGTATCAATAGATACGTAGtactgaataaatgtgaatggagagagggaagacgAATATGGTCTGTAAAAGAACTACAGCGATATCTACAGACATTTAGAAGGGGCAGGGTGCAGGTTGTACATTGTAAAATTAGCCTAAAGTGgccaacaaaacaacaaaggatGCCTTTCATTTACAACACAATCACATTTACTTGTATTGGAGCCGATCGTACCAATGTGAGGTAAAATTCAGTATACTTTCCCAATCCATCCCATGATGCTTTTCTGGTCCCCCGCTGCCGCAGACAGTTCAACTTGTGCTGCTCACCAAGGCCaatgtcaaaggtcacagaCTATGAGGATTGGAATTCTCGGCACAGGTCGTTTGGCTGTACCCATGCTTGGCTGACAGAGGCCAGGGGGTGTGCAGTTGGGGTGAGCAGTAGTCAAGACTGACTTTAAATGATGTGAACATCGTTATTAGTTGAACTGGAATGTGTACATGGATAAAACTACTTTGTAGAAGCGTAACAACTACTCATGGACTAGTGGTCAGGGACATGACGCATGCAACATGTAAAGATGACGACGGTGAGATGGCAACTGTGATTACAAACAGCTGTTGTTCGTTTGACCAGACCTTTGAACTAACTGCTGTCCTGAGGTGCTTCATACCAAATGTACTGCACAGCAGAATTACTGTATCACTACCTGTGTAGCTATACTATGTTTCTGTATCGTTATACTATTACTTACACTTCTATACTGTAGTATCACAGAATGTGTAGTATCTGTGTTACTACAGTATATGTAACTTGGTATGTTggtgtattttaaaaatcagcaatATAGCCATGCTATAACCCTGCTCTATTGTAACGAAAGTTTTGGTATTACGGCTATAGTGGGATGCAGGCGCACTTCAAGACTTTAAGACAATGTAAGCCTGCTAAACTCAATCCACTCACTCTCTTGGCACCTTGtcttttcacagcacagaaaaaaagtgtttcctaGAAAACCAACATGTAGCTGATAGCAGCCTTTAAAGACAGACACGAACGTGCTCCTTTATCAACTACTGCTCACCCAAACTAACCAACCTCCAATAGCATGCATTGTCCAATTGATCAAACTTTTATATTATTATGGGATGTTTTTCTACAATTTTCaccaatttaaaaaagaaaaacatgtacCTTTCTGTTGGGATAACCACTTTGACTATGGCTTGCGACAGAGTCTGTATATGAAGTCACATCAGATAATAAACATAGAATATGTGAGTATTGTTAACAAGCAAcaagcaaaatataaaaaatgcattgaaaactGCATAACAACTTTACTGCTGTCAGTTTTAACACTATAAACAAAGTAACTATTTTGGCAAAACTCTTTCAACTGAAGTAGTGAAGTAAATGAATTATCATAACTACTATACAATAACTGaagtagtttttattttttaaaaaatccactTTCAAATTGCTGGTAGACTTAACTTGCAAATGTCACATATGTGCATGAAGCAAACTACTTCAGTTATATCAACTGCACTAGAAATGTTTCACTTCTCTGTCACATACTGCAGAAATACTGAACAAAATACAGTACCTTacagctttaaataaaaacatactgaaaaaaCAACCACTGAGATACCAATCAGCTATACAATTTCTATGatataaatatgcacatttctGTGTTAGCCATATCCCATCACACCATTGTTTATAAATAAACTGCATATCTCTACATAACCTTACTACGTATGTGCTAGCTCTTGTACACCTAAATTGGTATCAATGCTCTTCCACAATATCACATTCCCAAACTACTGCTGtgcacagctctctgctcttATGTTTTGTGGCAAGATAAATGTATGAAGTGCAGAACCCAAGcttaatgacagaaaatatgacCAACAAACTGGCTTTGCCTAAAATACTAATTTTACAAAGATGTTGCAAGTAAAAACACAAggctttaaaaagtaaatactcAAAGACTTCTGCACCCTTACCAGACCTTACGTTATCTATGAACACACTTAACTTCCTACACATGGCACACTGAATTACCTTATCGAACTCCTCCTTGTTTTTGGGAGGGGGTAGCAGGGCGGCGTTGGGGTTCTTCAACCTCTCGCGGGGCTGGGCGTTGAAGGGCAGGCCAGAGGGGGGCGGTGGGAGCGTGTGCTCCATCATGGAGGGTGGAATGTatatggggtggggtgggatcGGGACGCCTTTACCCCATCCCAGCTTCATCTCAAAATTCATGATCATCTTTCCTggaatgatttaaaatgatcgTGATGTGCTAGGgtccatttaaaatgtcaaaacaacattgctcaagggtatgGAATCATGAAGTCACTTATCAATGGTATCTTATCATTATTAACTTAAAATATCCTCAATACTTAGCTGCTGGTGGACAAAAATGTAAACCCATAAAACTCCAACCCACACAACTGGTTACTCAGGGTTGCAGCGATGTTAACACAACACACCACAAATGCACAGAAGTCTTtaccatttaaatgtttcagcGCTCGTTCTGCATCTCTCCTGGTCATGAAAGCCACGAATCCACAGTTTCGCTCTCTGGCCCGTTCCTCATCCGTCCTGGGCCACATGATCTTCACACTGGCCAAAGGACCATAGCGACCAAACTCCTGACAAAGCATCTCTTCATTCATCTGGTATGGACAACAGGAAAGCAATTAAAACTCCAGCTCCTAAAATGCTTAAGATGGTGCTGACTCAACAGTTAAAAACATGGTCATGCACACTTCAGTCTCCAAATACCTTTGTTAAAAGTATGTTCCAGTGTGTACCTCTTACCTGTGGGTTTATGTTTCCCAGATACAAGTTTGTGGTAGAGGGGTCGCCAACATCGTGTGAGCCTGGTGCGGAATCATCCAGAACTGCAAAAAAGGAGGAACCAGGTGACTTTATCATTCGTTACTGTGCATTCATGCTTGTAGCCACTTGAAATAAAACGCATGCCACAATATAAAGTCAAATTACCACTGGACGGACGGTTTCTTCGTGAAGAACCATCCGCTAAAAGAAGCAGAAAACCGTGtaaattttgtttcaaaataagTAGGGTTTTGAAGATCACTACAGGGAGAAGAGGGGTGATGACCGAAGAGCAGAGCGCAGAGGCCTCTGTACGTGAGGTCAGCAGAGCAGGACTAAGAGGTGCTGCCGTGTCACATGTCACTTACAGGAGCGTCTTCCATCACCGCTGGAGAGGGGCTCAAATCTGCTGACGCGTCCCTTCATCTTGTGTCGCTCATCTCGCTCTTCCTGGATTCTGAGGGAGTGCGTTTACAATGAGATCACCAAAAAAGCAGCACCACAAAGGGATGTTTACAGGGGCTTAACAGGGCCTTTACAACTGCTGCATGATGGTATTTACATACAAAACTATGGCCACTTAGTAAGGACCTCATACACCAAAGAACGCTAACGGTCTGCTAAAGTCTGTCATATGTTGTGTCAGTTGTAATAAATCACGAATATGGAAGATGAGCATTTTAATACTTTTGtcttatataaaacaaatggacACTACAGAAGTAGTGTAACCAAGCaagaaataaagcagaaataaagcagaaaacaaaaacaaaaaccaacacacacaaaccattgTTCACCTGATAAAATAATATCTAATAAAATCCTGCCTATGCTGTTGCCAAAGCAACTTTTTTTCGCCAGTATATTAATCAAATAGTAGCATCCCAGACCAACCAACTGAGCTGTGCTATACAATCCTGGTATGGAGAAACAATGTTACAATGGAGACAATCCATCTGCAATCCAAGAACTGCTGCAAGCAAACTCTAGTCTGGGAGCCCTATGAGAAGGACATAGCACTTACCGTTTAAGTTCTTCTTTAAAGAGCTCCAGgttgcttttcttcttttccttttcaccaGTCTTCTTTGCGGtctataaaaacaaattaagtaaaaattttcaaaacaaagcataCAAGGACAAGATTTTTGCTACAATGGAAAAATTAAACCTGGATAAATACTTACATTTCTTTTGTCTATTGCTAAAAACTGTGGAGGGGTTTCCAAAGGCAAAGGCACACTTTTGGGTTCAAAGCGAGACTTGGGTTTGTACAGCTTGCCTTTCCTGTCATCATTAGCAGACTCTTCTGCGGGGAGGGAATGCATTCAAAAGAGAGTTAGACTCTTGTATGGAAGATCAAACCTGTTAGTTCATGAGATACTGATACCCTGTTGagataatattaaatataataatgataatcagaTGCAAAAGATGACCACTATGCCCTTACAAATGTATCTGTCGTGTTTAGATAACATCTGTGTACAGCTAGCTGTTACCAAACCACAAAGAGCTGATGAGGCTGGCCCCGGACCTCTTCTCCAAGAACATCACTTGCCATTTTTAATCACTGGGTATTTTTTAAGATTATATTATCGTCTTCCGATTTACCTCTTGCTGCATTGGCAAAGCCCCCTCTGACGAAGGCTTTGACTTTGCCCTCTCCACCTTCAAACGCAGCCAGGAATTCCTCATAGATCTCGGCTGCAGCCCGCTCATCCTCCTGAAGAAACAGAACATGGAGCCCCGCCTTCCACTTAGAGATGGAATAATGCATGCTGTTCTTTCAGCATGGCCAGCACTCTCACCGCAGCCAAAAATAATGTCCTTCTTAAAActttacataaaatgtatagATCCGTCTGAGACAGAGATTtgggtaaatatttaaattgctaTCACAGCTTTGCTGGCATTTCAACTAATGACACAGTTGGACTTCAGCCCGCTCCAGCCTGACATGAAGCTTCACGCACAGACAGGCACGTGCTACAGCAGACTGCAGCTTGCATGGAACAGGTTAGTTACATGTATTTAGTGGacgtcattttaaaaatccaagcTAAAGCCATTGTATTAAAACCACGGTTCCATTACCTTCTTTTTAATCTCCTCTTGCTCCTTCTTGCTGAGGGTTCTTTTTGCAACAGCCATTTTGCCAATGGTGAAGGACTTCAGCTTACTCTCCAGCAGTGCCTGCATTACACAGTTCAAACTATGTTATTTACACAAATCAATACTGTATCCTCAGTCTTCCCCTTATTCAAAGTCAGACAGCGCCTACACCTTCATTTTCAGTACTTCTAGTAGCCCGGCAAGGTTTACTATCGGAGGAATTCTTAAAATGTGTtgagtatataaatataaaaaatgacatgtaaatcCAGGTAACATTAAAGTAATTTTGTAACATCATTAAGCTAGCTACATGCTAAAATAATACAGACGGAGGTAATTAGAGGTATTTGAAGCAGGTTAGCTACCAAGCCATGCCTAccacacaatgcaatgcaaacgCATGCAATGCAAATACTTCTGTTGCTACGATAACTAACTTGCTAATACATTAACATGAAATCCTGGGTTGCTTGCATTTTGACATCATGTAACAGCTTACCATTTACCTAGACAGACGGGATGCCAGCAGGTAGCTAACGCTACAGTAAAATTCTGCTTTTCAAACGACGTGACAGACGACAGATCCATTCgaaatacaacagaaattcTCTAGCCAAAGAGCTAGCCTAGCTGGCTATAACCATTAAGCATGCCGAGACTAAGCTACAATACACACATAACTTACTCgcatacatttgaaaaatagaACAAACTAAAATATTAGATTACATCTGACATGAATAGTTGGTAGTCTGCCGCGGGTTAAAGGCCAACTATGAAATTGTTCCCAGGCTAGCGACTCAGCTTAGACCCGATGTGACAATGTTAGGCTAAGTTTCACCAGGGTGCTTGGTCGCTAGGACGAGCCACCAAATTATCTAGCAAACTGTTAACTAG
The nucleotide sequence above comes from Megalops cyprinoides isolate fMegCyp1 chromosome 2, fMegCyp1.pri, whole genome shotgun sequence. Encoded proteins:
- the LOC118772630 gene encoding U2 snRNP-associated SURP motif-containing protein-like isoform X2, whose product is MADKTPGGDQKASAKALLESKLKSFTIGKMAVAKRTLSKKEQEEIKKKEDERAAAEIYEEFLAAFEGGEGKVKAFVRGGFANAAREESANDDRKGKLYKPKSRFEPKSVPLPLETPPQFLAIDKRNTAKKTGEKEKKKSNLELFKEELKRIQEERDERHKMKGRVSRFEPLSSGDGRRSSDGSSRRNRPSSVLDDSAPGSHDVGDPSTTNLYLGNINPQMNEEMLCQEFGRYGPLASVKIMWPRTDEERARERNCGFVAFMTRRDAERALKHLNGKMIMNFEMKLGWGKGVPIPPHPIYIPPSMMEHTLPPPPSGLPFNAQPRERLKNPNAALLPPPKNKEEFDKTLSQAIVKVVIPTERNLLSLIHRMIEFVVREGPMFEAMIMNREINNPMYRFLFENQSPAHVYYRWKLYTILQGDSPTKWRTEDFRMFKNGSLWRPPPLNPYLHGTFDDDEDDEEEEEAGKKGCLKEEERDKLEEILRGLTPRKSDIADAMLFCLSRAEAAEEIVECITESLSILKTPLPKKIARLYLVSDVLYNSSAKVTNASYYRKYFETKLCQIFSDLHATYRTIQGHLQSENFKQRVMSCFRAWEDWAVYPDPFLIKLQNIFLGLVNLNAEKEPPVAIPEAEPAEDIDGAPIAEELDGAPLEDVDGMPIDGAPIDGAPIDGAPIDGAPLDDLDGVPIKTVDDDLDGVPLDQSGQKEGTFKVAPSKWEAVDESELEAQAVTTSKWEIFEQPESEELKKEEEESEDEDDSKSSRSEEQQSYSNPIKDDSSDGKMAKFSGMNEEKRTKLREIEVKVMKFQDELESGKRPKKSGQSIQEQVQHYRDKLLQKEKEKEKLEREKERDKKDKEKTEVRSKEKEKEDSSPSRKDRKRRHSGSPSPARSSGRRGKSPSPRSERSDRSYTKDSSRSRSSHKDSPRNSSRKSSKRSPSPPRTPKRSRRSRSRTPKKSSKKSRSKSRSPHRSHKKSKKSKH
- the LOC118772630 gene encoding U2 snRNP-associated SURP motif-containing protein-like isoform X3; translated protein: MADKTPGGDQKASAKALLESKLKSFTIGKMAVAKRTLSKKEQEEIKKKEDERAAAEIYEEFLAAFEGGEGKVKAFVRGGFANAAREESANDDRKGKLYKPKSRFEPKSVPLPLETPPQFLAIDKRNTAKKTGEKEKKKSNLELFKEELKRIQEERDERHKMKGRVSRFEPLSSGDGRRSFLDDSAPGSHDVGDPSTTNLYLGNINPQMNEEMLCQEFGRYGPLASVKIMWPRTDEERARERNCGFVAFMTRRDAERALKHLNGKMIMNFEMKLGWGKGVPIPPHPIYIPPSMMEHTLPPPPSGLPFNAQPRERLKNPNAALLPPPKNKEEFDKTLSQAIVKVVIPTERNLLSLIHRMIEFVVREGPMFEAMIMNREINNPMYRFLFENQSPAHVYYRWKLYTILQGDSPTKWRTEDFRMFKNGSLWRPPPLNPYLHGTFDDDEDDEEEEEAGKKGCLKEEERDKLEEILRGLTPRKSDIADAMLFCLSRAEAAEEIVECITESLSILKTPLPKKIARLYLVSDVLYNSSAKVTNASYYRKYFETKLCQIFSDLHATYRTIQGHLQSENFKQRVMSCFRAWEDWAVYPDPFLIKLQNIFLGLVNLNAEKEPPVAIPEAEPAEDIDGAPIAEELDGAPLEDVDGMPIDGAPIDGAPIDGAPIDGAPLDDLDGVPIKTVDDDLDGVPLDQSGQKEGTFKVAPSKWEAVDESELEAQAVTTSKWEIFEQPESEELKKEEEESEDEDDSKSSRSEEQQSYSNPIKDDSSDGKMAKFSGMNEEKRTKLREIEVKVMKFQDELESGKRPKKSGQSIQEQVQHYRDKLLQKEKEKEKLEREKERDKKDKEKTEVRSKEKEKEDSSPSRKDRCVSPAVVARKRRHSGSPSPARSSGRRGKSPSPRSERSDRSYTKDSSRSRSSHKDSPRNSSRKSSKRSPSPPRTPKRSRRSRSRTPKKSSKKSRSKSRSPHRSHKKSKKSKH
- the LOC118772630 gene encoding U2 snRNP-associated SURP motif-containing protein-like isoform X1, translated to MADKTPGGDQKASAKALLESKLKSFTIGKMAVAKRTLSKKEQEEIKKKEDERAAAEIYEEFLAAFEGGEGKVKAFVRGGFANAAREESANDDRKGKLYKPKSRFEPKSVPLPLETPPQFLAIDKRNTAKKTGEKEKKKSNLELFKEELKRIQEERDERHKMKGRVSRFEPLSSGDGRRSSDGSSRRNRPSSVLDDSAPGSHDVGDPSTTNLYLGNINPQMNEEMLCQEFGRYGPLASVKIMWPRTDEERARERNCGFVAFMTRRDAERALKHLNGKMIMNFEMKLGWGKGVPIPPHPIYIPPSMMEHTLPPPPSGLPFNAQPRERLKNPNAALLPPPKNKEEFDKTLSQAIVKVVIPTERNLLSLIHRMIEFVVREGPMFEAMIMNREINNPMYRFLFENQSPAHVYYRWKLYTILQGDSPTKWRTEDFRMFKNGSLWRPPPLNPYLHGTFDDDEDDEEEEEAGKKGCLKEEERDKLEEILRGLTPRKSDIADAMLFCLSRAEAAEEIVECITESLSILKTPLPKKIARLYLVSDVLYNSSAKVTNASYYRKYFETKLCQIFSDLHATYRTIQGHLQSENFKQRVMSCFRAWEDWAVYPDPFLIKLQNIFLGLVNLNAEKEPPVAIPEAEPAEDIDGAPIAEELDGAPLEDVDGMPIDGAPIDGAPIDGAPIDGAPLDDLDGVPIKTVDDDLDGVPLDQSGQKEGTFKVAPSKWEAVDESELEAQAVTTSKWEIFEQPESEELKKEEEESEDEDDSKSSRSEEQQSYSNPIKDDSSDGKMAKFSGMNEEKRTKLREIEVKVMKFQDELESGKRPKKSGQSIQEQVQHYRDKLLQKEKEKEKLEREKERDKKDKEKTEVRSKEKEKEDSSPSRKDRCVSPAVVARKRRHSGSPSPARSSGRRGKSPSPRSERSDRSYTKDSSRSRSSHKDSPRNSSRKSSKRSPSPPRTPKRSRRSRSRTPKKSSKKSRSKSRSPHRSHKKSKKSKH